In Heyndrickxia vini, the sequence GCAAGGTAGTATGTTAAAAGAAGTGGGGAAAAGAGCTAGGATAGACATAGAGAATTTACTAGGTTCGAAAGTGTATTTAGAACTTTGGGTGAAGGTCCAAAAAGATTGGAGAAATAAAATTACACAACTTCGTGATTTTGGCTTTAGAGAAGATGAATATTAAGTTTTTTGTTCATGAAAGATGATTATGCATCCTTTTTGATTAGCAATATTTACGTCACATGTTCCAAGAAGTCCTGGTAAAGCTATTTATTAAAGGCTTTACAAAATTATTTCATGATTTTTTTCAACATGAAAGGCGGGAATAATTATTATGATTGAATTTACCTGGAAAGTCTTTGCGGAAACTGGAAGTATTGATACGTATTTGCTATTTAAAGAGTTAGAAAAAGATCGTCAAGATGAGCCGTTAAAAACAGATCATGAATTTTCTGAATTGGATTTTCCCATTTCATAAACTTGGTTTGTTTTCACCCAAAGTATTTAGTGCTTTGGAAGGATGGAAATCATGCTGCAAAAATGTGAAGGCATTGTCATTAGGTCAACAGATTATGGTGAAACAAATAAAATAGTAACATTATATACACGTGAATTTGGGAAAATAGGAGTTATAGCAAGGGGGGCGAAAAAACCTAATAGTCGCCTCTCCGCTGTTTCTCAAATTTTTACATACGGTTATTTTTTAATTCAGACTAGTACTGGATTAGGTGTGATGCAACAGGGAGAAATGATCTCATCGATGCGCTCAATTCGTGAAGACATTTTTAGAACTGGTTATGCAGCATATATTGTTGATCTCTTAGATAAAGGTGCAGACGATAAAAATCCCAATCCCTTTCTTTTCGAGCTTTTACTGCAAACATTAAATTATATTAACGAAGATTATGATAACGAAATCATAACTAATATTTTTGAAATGAAGATGTTAAATGTTTTAGGTTTATATCCAGTAATGGATCAATGTACAATTTGCGGTAATCAAGATGGAAGATTTGCTTTTTCGATTCGGGAGAATGGACTTATTTGTCATCGCTGCTTTGCACGAGATCCTTATCGTATTACAATTTCCCAAAGTGCACTCAAATTGTTACGACTATTTTATTATTTTGATTTATCACGACTTGGACAAATTTCGGTAAAGGAAGAAACGAAAAAAGAATTACGCACAATTATTTCAATGTATTATGATGAATATTCAGGTTTACACTTGAAATCCAAAAAGTTTTTAGAGCAAATTGATAAATTTAAAGACATGTTTTGATAATCAAACTCTCGCTTAAACACAGTGTCGAGGGTTTTCTTTTTGGAATTTTAGCAAAAATCTTTTCAATATGTCTAAATAGTATATAATAATTAAAGTATAAGTATAACTCTTTAACGATTTTTATATGTTAGGTGGTGTAGAAAATAGAACTAAATAAAAGGCAGGAGACAATATTACAAATTGTTAAAGATAACGGTCCTATAACCGGCGAACATATTGCTGAGAAGTTAAATTTAACGAGAGCAACTCTAAGGCCGGATTTAGCGATCTTAACGATGGCAGGATATTTGGATGCAAGACCTAGAGTTGGTTATTTCTATACAGGAAAATCAAGTGCACAACTACTAACGGAAAATTTAAAGAAAATCATTGTGAAAGACTATCAGTCTATGCCGGTTGTTGTGAACGAAAATATTTCGGTTTATGATGCAATCGTTACGGTTTTTTTGGAAGACGTTGGTACACTATTTGTCGTTGATGAAAAGCTTTTATTAGTCGGAGTTCTTTCTCGAAAAGATTTGTTGCGGGCAAGTATCGGTAAACAAGAACTCTCTTCTTTACCAGTGAATATTATAATGACAAGAATGCCGAATATTACAATGTGCAAAAAAGATGATTTATTAATCGATGTTGCAAAAAAATTAATTGAAAAGCAAATCGATTCTATTCCAGTTGTAAAGGAAACGACCACTAATGGTTACGAGGTAATTGGCAGAATAACAAAAACAAATATAACAAAAGCATTTGTAGCACTTGCAGATGAAGATTTATAGTAAAGGATGGTGATCTTTAAATGACAAGACCAATTATATATGTAGTTTCTGATTCAGTCGGTGAAACAGCTGAATTAGTTACAAAGGCCGCCATTAGTCAATTTAATGGGAAAGATGCAGAAATTAAACGTTTTCCATATGTAGAGGATTACCAGCATATTGATGAGGTGGTTTCGTTAGCTAAGCTAAATCATGGAGTAATTATCCATACTTTAGTTAAGCCGCAAATGAGAGCATATCTAAAAAAACAAGCTATCGGTCAAAAAGTAAATGAAGTGGATATTATTGGTCCGTTAATGGATAAATTCCAAGAATTATATCATAAAGAACCGTTGTGTGAACCTGGATTAGTTAGAAAATTGGACGATGATTATTTTAAAAAGGTTGAAGCGATTGAATTTGCTGTAAAATATGATGATGGTAGAGATCCGAGAGGAATACTCCGTGCAGATATCGTTTTGGTAGGTGTTTCGAGAACATCTAAAACCCCATTATCGCAATATCTCGCACATAAACGCTTTAAAGTGGCTAATGTTCCGCTTGTTCCTGAAGTCGATCCGCCTGAAGAGCTTTTTCAAGTATCTCCTGAAAAATGCTTCGGGCTCAAAATTAGCCCGGAGAAACTTAATTTTATTCGAAAAGAACGACTTTTAGCTCTTGGTTTAAATGATGAGGCAAGTTATGCAAATATAAACCGGATTAAAACTGAAATAGATTATTTTGATTCAATTGTTTCTAAAATGGGCTGCAAAGTAATTGATGTAACGAATAAAGCGGTTGAAGAAACAGCAAATATTATTATAAATATGAAGCGGCTATAGAATTAGGAGGATGTCTTTAGAGTATTTCAATATGCTTTTGGACATCCTCGTAATTTTATAGCCGTCCAAAACAGAAGCTTTTAATACATCGACTAATAAAATAAAAGATATAAGTAAAAATATATGGTCAAGAAAGAGAAAATATACTATAATAAAAAATTGTGATAAAAATGTATTTAAAATAGGTTTAGAGTCATGAATAAAGGAATAAACTAACTATTGGGATATGTCAAGTTTCTAAGCCTAGAAAAATTCGACAAAAGTAAAAAAATACAATCAGAGTTTGGAAAAGAAAGAAGGATTCTGTGGAGTGATGTAGAATAGTTACTAATACAGAAAGAAATGGAACAACTATTTTTGTTGATGCGGATGCGTGTCCTGTAAAACAAGAAATCATATCTGCCGCAATGAAATATAGCTTGCCCTATATATTTATCGCTTCTTATGCGCATAAATCAAGTAAACATGATGAACGATGGATTTATGTAGATCCGGATAAAGAATCTGCAGATCTTTTTATAATGAATCATGTTCAAAAAAATGACATAGTTGTCACACAGGATATCGGGTTAGCAAGTCTCGTACTTCCTAAGCATGTATTCGCTATTTCTCCTAGAGGCAAGGAATATAAGGAAGAAGCGATTCAAACAGCACTTGACTTTCGGTATTTAGCTGCCAAAGCTAGACGCAGAGGGAAATATGAAAAAGGACCAAAACCCTTTACAGAACATGATAGGCAGTCCTTTATTAATAATTTTGAGGAGATTTTGTCGAATATTGTAATAAAGTAGAAATATTAAATTTAATTGGGGATGTTTTCGTGGTTGGAATTATTCCTGAGGATAAAATCAATGAAATACGTCAATCAATAGATATAGTAGATATTATCGGGGAATATGTACATCTAAAAAAACAGGGCAGAAATTATTTTGGCCTATGTCCCTTCCATGGTGAAAATACTCCATCCTTTTCGGTTTCAACCGATAAGCAAATATACCATTGTTTTGGTTGTGGTGCAGGTGGGAATGTTATTTCATTTTTAATGGATATTGATGGATTGAATTTTCAAGAAGCTGTAATTAAGCTTGCAGGAAAGGGAAACGTACATTTAGAACTTGAAAAAGGGCTAAATGACCATATTTCCAAATCAAAAGATACTTCAGAAGAGAAACAAATGAAAGAAGCATATGAGCTTCTTCAAAAGTTTTATCATCATTTATTGGTGAATACTACTGAAGGTCAACATGCATTAGAATATCTTATTGGGCGTGGTTTTTCAAAAAGCAGTATCGAAAAATTTCAAATAGGTTATTCTCTTCCAAGTTGGGACTTTACCGTGAAATGGTTAAACAAGCGTGGGTTCCAATTACCTCTATTAGAAAAAGCTGGTCTCATAATTCAAAGAGAAAATGATGATACATATTTTGATCGTTTTCGAAATAGAATTATGTTTCCAATCCAAAATTCAAAAGGGGAAACCATTGCTTTTGCCGGTAGAGCAATTGCAAAAGAAGATCAACCTAAATATTTAAACAGTCCTGAAACGATCCTTTTTAATAAAAGTAATATTTTATACAACTATTACCGTGCAAAAGGATTCATTAAGAAACAGCAGCAGGCAATTTTATTTGAAGGTTTTGCTGATGTAATATCTGCTGATTCAGCCGAAATATTTAATGGAATAGCTACAATGGGTACATCTTTAACCGAACAGCATGTTCAGCTAATTAGAAGAATGACAGATGCTGTAACGATTTGTTATGACTCAGATTTTGCAGGGATTGAAGCAGCTTATAGAGCCGGAAAAATGCTTACTGAGCAAAACTGCAATATTCGAATAGCAAGGATGCCCGAAGGATTAGACCCCGATGACTACATAAAAAAATACGGAGCTGAAAAGTTTCGTAAGGATGTAATAGGGGCAAGTTTAACGTTTATGTCCTTCAAAATGGAATATTTCCGATTAGGAAAAAATCTTCAAAATGAAGGAGAAAAACTACAATATATAGAAAAGATTATAGAAGAAATTACAAATCTCGATAGAGCAGTAGAAAGAGATCATTACTTAAGACAGCTGGCTGATGAGTTTTCAATATCTTTAGATGCGTTAAAGCAACAGCAGAAACAAATGTTTTATGCGACTAAAAAGAATCGGCATCAGCAAAAAGAGGTAAAAACGAGTAGATTTTATTCTGAACAAAAAAATCGTTTATTACCAGCTAATCAGACCGCAGAAAGACGTTTACTTGCCCACATGCTGCAAGATGCTGATGTAGCATTTAAAATAAAGGATCTATTAAATGGAATTATTCTATATTATGATGAACATCAAGCAATACTGACCTATTTACTTGGTTTTTATGAAGATGGAAATGAACCTGATACAAGTAAATTTTTACTAATTCTCCCAGATGAACAATTGCGGGGGATTGTAACTGAACTAGAAATGATGCCTTTAAATAGTGAAGTTACTGATCGAGAAATTGAAGACTATGTATATCAAGTGTTGAAACATCAAAAGATGTTAAAAATAAAGGAAAAAGAAAACTTGCAAAAGAAAGCAGAACAAGAAAATGATTGGAAAAAGGCGTTAAGCCTTGCAGTTGAAATCTTACAACTCCGGAAATCCTTATAAATTCTGCAGTTGCATGAAATACTTGGAAGGAGGGGGACATATGGCTGAAAAATCAGCTCGTTCCAAAGAAATTGAATCCGAATTAACTCTTGATCAAGCTAAAGAACAATTAGTTGAGCGTGGTAAAAAAAGAGGTATTTTGACATATGAAATAATCTCAGGTAAATTAAGTCATTTTGAATTAGATTCTGAGCAAATGGATGAGTTTTATGAATATTTAGGTGACCAAGGTATTGAAATAACAGAGGAAAATGATGATGAAGATGAGGATGCTCCAAACATTCATGAACTAGAGAAAGATGATGAAGAGTTTGACCTAAATGATTTAAGTGTTCCTCCAGGTGTAAAAATAAATGACCCTGTCAGAATGTATTTAAAGGAAATTGGCCGAGTAGACCTACTATCTGCTGAAGAAGAGATCTCCCTTGCAAAACGTATTGAACAAGGCGACGAAGAAGCGAAAAGAAGACTTGCAGAAGCCAATTTGCGATTAGTAGTTAGTATAGCAAAAAGATATGTTGGGCGTGGCATGCTTTTCTTGGATTTAATTCAAGAAGGTAATATGGGATTAATCAAAGCAGTTGAAAAATTTGATTATGATAAAGGCTTTAAATTTAGTACGTATGCAACTTGGTGGATTCGTCAAGCGATTACACGTGCGATTGCTGACCAAGCTCGTACCATTCGTATTCCGGTTCATATGGTTGAAACCATAAATAAACTTATCCGTGTTCAAAGACAGCTATTACAAGACTTAGGTCGTGAGCCTTCGCCCGAAGAAATAGCGGAAGAAATGGATTTAACTCCAGAAAAGGTTCGAGAAATCTTAAAAATCGCTCAAGAACCAGTTTCATTAGAAACTCCGATAGGTGAAGAGGATGATTCACATCTTGGTGATTTTATCGAAGATCAGGATGCAACTTCACCATCTGAACATGCAGCGTATGAATTATTAAAGGAACAATTAGAAGATGTTTTAGACACGTTAACTGATCGTGAAGAAAATGTTCTTCGACTTCGTTTTGGACTTGATGATGGCCGTACAAGAACCCTTGAGGAAGTAGGCAAAGTATTTGGTGTTACGCGAGAAAGAATACGTCAAATTGAAGCCAAAGCATTACGCAAACTTCGTCATCCAAGTAGAAGTAAACGATTAAAAGATTTCTTAGAATAATACTAAATTTGAAATAGTTTGCTTCCTTGGAGGTAAACTATTTTTTTTGAAAAGAAAAAAGGATTTTTTATTCTCTTTATCGAAAGATTTTAACAGGATGTGTTGCATATTGGACTCTTCACGAAAAGAAGTAATAATTAAAGAAATCATGTATTGGAAAGACCATAAAATGCTCCCAGACCATTATTGCGATTATTTACTTGCGTTGTATAGTGAGGGTGAGCTGAATAATGAACTAAGTAACGTAAACAAAAGAAAGCACGGAAAAAAATTTGGTATTTTTCTTTTCATTCTTTGTTTACTTGTCATCATATCATTCTTTGTCATTTATTTTACTGAATTAGCTTTTATTTTGCAAACGATGATTTTGACATGTTTTGTCGTATTTTTACTTATTTTAGGTTTTTATTATTCTAAAAAAGAATTTTGGTATCCTATTTTTTATATTGGTGCTGCCTTTTTATTTTTACTTTTATCTGTCCATATTATTGATAAGGAATTTAATAATAATCCATTAGCCCTTTATACTACGCTTTTTTTTAATTGTTTTATTTGGTTATTAACGGGCTGGCGGTTGAGACTGCTCTATTTTGTTATCTCGGGTGTATTAGGTCTTTTATTATTAATTATTTATATCGTAATATAACAGAGTAATTTTTAAAAACTTTAAAAAGTTGAGAATATTCCTCTATTTACATTATAATGGTTAATGTAAGCGTCTTCAAGAATAAAGGGGGATATGTACAATGGATTTTAGTCTTACAGCAGAACAAGCAATGATTCAGCGAACAATAAAAGAGTTTGCTGTGGAGGAAGTAGAAAAAGGGGCATTGGAAAGAGATAATAATAAAGAGTTCCCTAGGGAAATATTTAATAAATTATCGAATTTAGGGATGATGGGTCTTCCATTTCCTGAAGAATATGGCGGTGCAGGAGCAGATACGATAAGTTTTGCCATTGTGGTGGAGGAATTAAGTAAAGCTTGCGGATCAACAGGTATTACATACTCCGCTCATATATCTTTAGGTGGAGCACCGATTAATATGTTTGGCACAACAGCACAGAAGGAGAAATACTTAGTTCCAATTTGTTCAGGCGAATCGCTTGGTGCCTTTGGATTGACTGAACCAAGTGCTGGATCGGATGCTGGGGGAACACAAACCTCAGCAGTAGAGGACGGAGAAAACTTTGTAATTAATGGAAATAAGTGTTTTATTACAAATGCAAGCTATGCCAAATACTTGGCGTTAACTGCTATTACAGGAATGGAAAATAATAAAAAAGAAATAAGCGCGATTATTGTTCCGACTGATTCTGAAGGTTTTTCAGTAATAAATAATTATGAAAAAATGGGGCTTCATGCTTCAAATACAACAGAATTAGTTTTGGAAGAAGTTAGAGTACCTAAAGAAAACCTATTGGGTGAACGAGGACAGGGTTTTAAGCAATTTTTGGCTACGTTAGATGGTGGAAGAATAGGGATTGGTGCAATGGCAGTTGGTATTGCTCAAGCGGCTTATGAAAAAGCATTGCAATACGCAAAAGAAAGAAGGCAATTTGGGCGTTCTTTATCACAATTTCAAGTGACACAATTTAAAATTGCTGATATGGCTATGAAAATTGAACTTGCTAGAAATATGGTTTATAAGGCTGCTTGGCTTAAAGATCAAGGTAAACCGTATTCCAAAGAAGCTGCAATGTGTAAATTATATGCTTCGGAAATATGTATGGAGATAACTAATCAAGCGGTACAAATACATGGTGGTAACGGGTACATGAAAGATTATCATGTAGAGCGATTTATGAGAGATGCAAAACTTCTCGAAATTGGAGAAGGAACATCTGAAGTACAAAGAATGGTAATTTCGCGAGAGATTGGTTGTTATTGACAAAATTATTTCTTACCGGTCAAAAAATATCGATGTAAATAATATTTTTGCACATACTAAATAATGAAAAAGTTCAAAACTTCATCTAAATTTGATGGAGTTTTTGTCTAATTTCCGAAAAAATACGGAATCTTTCTCCTTAGGGCTTTCCCTCCCAATGTTTTTCGAGTAAAATAAAGTTGTTTGTATAATGTATTTATTTATTAGGTTTCTTACATAAGGAGGTATATCATGAAACGTAATCCAATAATTCCTTATCTTTTGATTTGTGTATTGGGAATTGTACTTGTTTTCTTTTTATCTGTTAAAGGATTAGGCGATGCAAAAGAAATCGCAAAAGAAAAAGAAAATGGGGGAAAAGAAAAGGTAACAGAAAAATTTGAACCAGAGGCATTTGCTAAACAAACATGTATTGGTTGCCATGGTAACAACTTAGAAGGTGGAGCTGGTCCGAATTTACACGGTCTTGGAGCAAAGCTTGGTAAAGATAAGGTGAAAGATGTTTTAACTAACGGTACTTCCGGCGGAATGCCTGGTGGACTAGTTAAACCTGAAAATATTGATGCAATGGCAGATTGGCTTGTAAAGCTTAAATAATTTGCCAATTGGCCAAGTTTGTTTGTAAAAAGAGTTCTTTGCATTGTGCAAGGAGCTTTTTTTTGTATATTATAGAAAGTGAATTTGATACATTTAATAAATAATTAAAGTGGTGAAAAGATGAATATAGACAAGCTTTCCAAAAGACTGGAGACGGTAAGTAATTACATAATTAGTAATTCTACTTTTGCTGACATTGGATCTGATCATGCATATCTTCCTTGTTATGCAATTAAAAATGGCCTAGCAAAGTCAGCAATTGCGGGTGAAATTGTCGAAGGACCCTATCAATCCGCGCTTCAACAAGTAAAAGAAGCGAAACTAGAAAACAATATTTCCGTTCGCAAAGGTGACGGACTTGAAGTAATTGAAGCTAATGAGGTTGATTGTATTACTATTGCTGGGATGGGTGGCGGACTGATTACTTCCATTCTTCAGAAAGGTGCAGATCGTTTAGAAGGAGTAAAGAGATTAATTCTTCAACCAAATATTGGTGCACATCATATCCGTAATTGGTGCGTACAAAATAATTGGGAACTGATAGCTGAGGTCATAATTGAAGAGGACGAAAAAATATATGAAATATTAGTTGCTAGCAAAATCCAAACGAATGAATTTTATAAACTTACTGATGCAAGTTTATTATTAGGACCGTTTCTTATGAAGGAAAAAAATAACGTGTTTAAAAAGAAATGGACAGAGGAATTAAAGCAATGGAAGACGATTTTAGAAAAAATGAACAAAGCCGAGAATCCTGATAAAATTTCTGAAAGAAAAGAGCAGTTAGAGAAAAACATACTGCTAGTGGAAGAGGTATTGAAATGAAAACAGCAAATGGTTATGAAATCATTCAATTGTTCGAAAGCTTTTCTCCGAAAAAGTATGCCATGGAAGGGGATCCAATTGGATTGCAAATTGGCAAATTAAATAAACCGGTTAAAAATGTAATGATAGCCCTAGATATATTGGAAGAGGTAGTCGATGAAGCGATTAAAAATGATGTCGATTTAATTATCGCACATCACCCAATCATCTTTCGTCCTTTGAAAAACTTGTTAACTGAGCGGACACAAGGGAAAATAATTGAAAAATTGATCAAACACGATATTGCTGTTTATGCTGCCCATACAAATTTAGATGTTGCGATTGGGGGTGTAAATGATTTGCTTGCGGAAGCCCTTCAATTGGAAAATACGGAAGTATTAGATCCTACATACGAGGACAAATTAAAAAAATTAGTTGTTTATGTCCCAGTGGATTATGAAGAAGAGGTACGGAATGCAATAGGTAAAGCAGGTGCGGGTGCGATCGGGCAATATAGCCATTGTTCGTTCTCTTCAGAAGGGACAGGACGTTTTCTGCCGAGTGAACATTCAACACCTTTTATAGGGGCGAGAGGAAAGTTAGAGTCTGTAAAAGAAAACAAAATTGAAACGATCATCCCTGAATCGATTGAAAAAAAAGTGATTACGGCGATGATAAAAGCACATCCATATGAAGAAGTAGCATATGATATATACCCAATAGAAAATAAGGGACAAATTTTAGGGTTAGGAAGAATTGGTATGTTAAAGGAAGAAATGTCACTTGAACAATTTGCAGAACATGTGAAGAAAACGTTAGAAGTGAGTACTGTAAGGGTTGTTGGTGATTTAAACGATCAAATTAATAAAGTAGCTGTATTAGGCGGCGATGGCAATAAATACTTTTCGAAGGCAAAGTTTAAAGGTGCGGATGTCTTTGTTACAGGTGACTTTTATTATCATAATGCACATGATGCGATGCAAATCGGACTCAATATTGTCGACCCCGGGCATAATGTTGAAAAGGTAATGAAAAAAGGGGTTGCTGAGAGATTAAGCAAAATGTGTGAGGATAAAGGTTATAGTGTTCAATTTATTCCGTCAACGATTCATACAGATCCATTTACATTTATATAAAAAAATAAAAATCCCAATAGGGATTTTTATTTTTGGGTTAATTTTTTTACCTTTGGCAGTATTTTATTTAAAGGTACCTTTTTTTCATGATGCCAAGTTTCTTCATCAGCTGGATCGAATTGATCGATAAAGGCGATTACTTCACGGACAATTGGTGTAGGAGTAGATGCACCGGCAGTGACAGCAACCTTTTTTGCATCTTTAATCCAATCAATTTGTATTTCAGATATATCGGCAATACGATATGCCTTCGTATGGGCAATTTGTTCGGAAACTTGTGCCAAACGGTTTGAATTATTGCTTTTTGGATCACCAACAACAATGAGAACATCCGCTTCTCCAGCTTGTTCGGCAACTGCTTCTTGTCTAACTTGAGTAGCCAGACAAATCTCTTTATGCTGCTCAACATGTGGGTATTTCTCTTGAACTTTCTCCATAATATCGAGAACATCCCATTGGCTCATTGTTGTTTGATTTGTAACAATCAATTTTTCGTTTTGAATATCTAACTGCGCTACATCCTCAAGAGTCTCAACTAAATGAACTATTTCAGGTGCAACTCCAACTGCTCCCTCTGGTTCCGGGTGTCCTTTTTTGCCAATATAGATCACATCATAGCCTTCAGCTTTTTTTTGACGGATAAGGTCATGTGTTTTCGTTACGTCTGGACATGTTGCATCAATGGTAACGAGTCCTTTTTTCTTGGCTATTTCTCTTACTTCCGGTGAAACACCGTGTGCAGTGAATATAACAGTACCTTTTTCTACTTTTTCAAGAATTTCTTTGCGATTTTTCCCATCTAACGTAATAATTCCTTCTTCTGCAAATGCATCTGTTACATGTTTATTATGAACTATCATACCCAATATATAGATTGGGCGTGGTAAAGTCTTATCTAAAGCAGCATTTCGTGCAATGACCATTGCATCGACAACACCATAGCAATATCCACGGGGTGAAATTTTCATTACCTCCATGTTTCATCCTCCTGACTAAAGGTATGTCATGTTTAACTAATACTATTTATCTAGTACATCCTTTACATTATATTAAAATTCCTTTGATATTACAAAAGAAAGTTAGAAAACAGCTGGAAATGAGAAAACCGCTACGAAAAAACTTCATTAGCGGCTGTAAAATAGATTAAATATATAATTTAGGTACTGATTCACCTGATGTATTTTTTTTAGGTATAGAAGTAGTCTTCGATTTAATTTTAATTGTTTGTGAATTAGTTTTTTTCTTCTTCCCTGTTTTACTTGATTTTGATTTTGACTCTTTTGCTACGAGGGTACTAGATTCTTCGTTAGATTCATTTTTATTTGTACTTTCATTTGTACTTTCATTTATTTCATCTTCAACATCATCAGCATCATCTTCTGTATCTGTACTATTTAGACCTTTGTACATTTTCCACATTGCAGGTAAATTTCTAACTAATGGTCCATATTGTTGTACCATAGGACCGATTTGCTGAGCCGTTCTGAGCACGTTTTGGGTATTATTTAAAAAAGTACCGATCTTACCCGGATTAGCAATACTCCCTATATTACTAAGAAGGCCTCCTCCACTGCCAGCACGTTGAAAACCCGCGGCTGCATTGGCTATATTGCCTGCTTGGGACGTTGCTCCGCGTTGAAACAAGCGTGAAAGTAATCCACCACCACTTGCAGGATTGGGACTACCACCGGGAAATCCCCCCATACCAAATGGAGATGAACGACCTATTGACTGCATGGGACCTTGAAACATACCGCCCAAATTCATTGGGGGTCGCGGCATGTTGCCTCCAAAAAATCCTGGTATTGGAGCATTATTCATCTGAGGAAATATACTTGGCGGCGGCAAAAG encodes:
- the vrrA gene encoding VrrA/YqfQ family protein, which encodes MNLGGMFQGPMQSIGRSSPFGMGGFPGGSPNPASGGGLLSRLFQRGATSQAGNIANAAAGFQRAGSGGGLLSNIGSIANPGKIGTFLNNTQNVLRTAQQIGPMVQQYGPLVRNLPAMWKMYKGLNSTDTEDDADDVEDEINESTNESTNKNESNEESSTLVAKESKSKSSKTGKKKKTNSQTIKIKSKTTSIPKKNTSGESVPKLYI
- a CDS encoding Nif3-like dinuclear metal center hexameric protein produces the protein MKTANGYEIIQLFESFSPKKYAMEGDPIGLQIGKLNKPVKNVMIALDILEEVVDEAIKNDVDLIIAHHPIIFRPLKNLLTERTQGKIIEKLIKHDIAVYAAHTNLDVAIGGVNDLLAEALQLENTEVLDPTYEDKLKKLVVYVPVDYEEEVRNAIGKAGAGAIGQYSHCSFSSEGTGRFLPSEHSTPFIGARGKLESVKENKIETIIPESIEKKVITAMIKAHPYEEVAYDIYPIENKGQILGLGRIGMLKEEMSLEQFAEHVKKTLEVSTVRVVGDLNDQINKVAVLGGDGNKYFSKAKFKGADVFVTGDFYYHNAHDAMQIGLNIVDPGHNVEKVMKKGVAERLSKMCEDKGYSVQFIPSTIHTDPFTFI
- a CDS encoding 4-hydroxy-3-methylbut-2-enyl diphosphate reductase, whose translation is MEVMKISPRGYCYGVVDAMVIARNAALDKTLPRPIYILGMIVHNKHVTDAFAEEGIITLDGKNRKEILEKVEKGTVIFTAHGVSPEVREIAKKKGLVTIDATCPDVTKTHDLIRQKKAEGYDVIYIGKKGHPEPEGAVGVAPEIVHLVETLEDVAQLDIQNEKLIVTNQTTMSQWDVLDIMEKVQEKYPHVEQHKEICLATQVRQEAVAEQAGEADVLIVVGDPKSNNSNRLAQVSEQIAHTKAYRIADISEIQIDWIKDAKKVAVTAGASTPTPIVREVIAFIDQFDPADEETWHHEKKVPLNKILPKVKKLTQK
- a CDS encoding tRNA (adenine(22)-N(1))-methyltransferase, with protein sequence MNIDKLSKRLETVSNYIISNSTFADIGSDHAYLPCYAIKNGLAKSAIAGEIVEGPYQSALQQVKEAKLENNISVRKGDGLEVIEANEVDCITIAGMGGGLITSILQKGADRLEGVKRLILQPNIGAHHIRNWCVQNNWELIAEVIIEEDEKIYEILVASKIQTNEFYKLTDASLLLGPFLMKEKNNVFKKKWTEELKQWKTILEKMNKAENPDKISERKEQLEKNILLVEEVLK